A single genomic interval of Parvularcula marina harbors:
- the panC gene encoding pantoate--beta-alanine ligase, giving the protein MNTHTQPPIARHTRSLAAILGEFRKHKERIAFVPTMGALHRGHLSLVEVAKAHAERVVVSIFVNPKQFAPTEDLDTYPRTELADVEALSKAGVDAIYMPDAGDMYPEGYQTTVTVPEVAKPLDGASRGPGYFAGIATVVLKLFNQVRPDAAVFGEKDYQQLLVIRRMVRDLNLDIDIIGAPIIRESDGLAMSSRNQYLSDEERNIAGWLSNVMRDTTALLRTGADPEAALAKGIEGLKSGGLAPVDYFELRRDPTLELVTSPVAPEDWATVRLFAAVMLGRTRLIDNMAVSE; this is encoded by the coding sequence ATGAACACCCACACCCAACCACCAATCGCCCGCCACACCCGCTCCCTTGCCGCGATTCTGGGGGAGTTTCGCAAGCATAAAGAGCGAATCGCCTTTGTGCCCACCATGGGGGCGTTACATCGCGGCCACCTCTCCCTTGTCGAGGTCGCCAAGGCCCATGCCGAGCGCGTGGTAGTAAGCATTTTCGTGAACCCGAAGCAGTTCGCACCGACCGAGGATCTGGACACCTATCCCCGCACAGAGCTTGCCGATGTCGAAGCACTGTCAAAGGCCGGGGTCGATGCGATCTACATGCCCGATGCGGGCGATATGTATCCTGAGGGCTACCAGACCACTGTGACCGTCCCGGAAGTAGCAAAGCCGCTAGATGGCGCCTCGCGGGGGCCCGGTTATTTTGCCGGCATCGCGACAGTCGTTCTCAAACTCTTCAATCAAGTCCGGCCCGATGCGGCGGTCTTTGGCGAGAAAGACTACCAGCAGCTTCTGGTCATCCGGCGGATGGTGCGGGATCTCAATCTCGATATCGACATCATCGGCGCGCCGATCATCCGCGAATCGGACGGCCTCGCCATGTCCTCGCGCAATCAGTATCTCTCCGATGAAGAACGCAACATTGCGGGCTGGCTCTCAAACGTCATGCGCGACACGACCGCTCTCCTGCGCACAGGCGCCGATCCTGAAGCTGCCCTTGCCAAGGGGATTGAGGGGCTGAAGTCAGGCGGGCTCGCCCCGGTCGATTATTTCGAGCTGCGCCGCGATCCGACGCTGGAGCTGGTCACCTCGCCCGTTGCGCCAGAGGACTGGGCAACAGTCCGGCTTTTTGCCGCCGTGATGCTGGGGCGCACACGGTTGATCGACAATATGGCAGTCTCAGAGTGA